One part of the Salinimonas iocasae genome encodes these proteins:
- a CDS encoding nucleoside recognition domain-containing protein, whose translation MIHKIWLSFILAAFIATCAQAVTGAGSAGFEQVMTAVSSMAGLSVDIAIGLIGVLAFWLGIFEVAEKSGMIQKFARVLSPLLCRIMPQIPRDHPALGSITMNLSANVMGLDNAATPFGIRAMQDMQKLNNTPDTLTNSQILFLVLNTSSVTLFPIAVFLYRAEQGAAQPTDVFIPILLATSASTFVGVLVTAMVQRINLFEKVIVLYATALFAALTAVVLYFSTLAADQLASQSSVVANFLLLSFVVAVLLAGYRKKLNTYELFIDGAKKGFEVAVYLIPYLLAMLIAIGMLRASGVLDYISDMLATGVALMGGDTRFVEAIPTALMKPLSGSGARALMIETMQYQGADSFAGRLASVLQGSTETTFYVLAVYLGAVGIKHARHAVACCLAADAAGILTAITVSYWFFG comes from the coding sequence ATGATTCATAAAATTTGGCTTTCTTTTATTCTTGCAGCATTCATCGCAACCTGTGCACAGGCGGTGACCGGAGCCGGAAGTGCCGGCTTTGAGCAAGTGATGACGGCGGTAAGCAGCATGGCAGGACTAAGTGTCGATATCGCCATCGGGTTAATCGGAGTACTGGCGTTCTGGCTAGGCATTTTCGAGGTTGCCGAGAAATCCGGGATGATACAAAAATTTGCACGCGTTTTGTCACCGCTGCTTTGCCGGATTATGCCTCAGATACCACGAGACCACCCCGCACTGGGTAGTATTACCATGAACCTGTCAGCAAATGTAATGGGACTTGATAATGCCGCGACGCCTTTCGGCATTCGTGCCATGCAAGACATGCAAAAGCTGAATAACACACCTGATACACTGACAAACAGCCAGATTTTATTTCTGGTACTCAATACTTCTTCTGTCACTTTATTTCCAATTGCAGTGTTTTTGTACAGGGCAGAGCAGGGTGCCGCACAACCAACCGATGTGTTTATTCCTATTTTGCTTGCTACCAGTGCATCAACCTTCGTGGGCGTGCTGGTGACCGCCATGGTTCAGAGAATCAATCTCTTTGAAAAAGTAATTGTATTGTATGCTACAGCTTTGTTTGCTGCCCTGACCGCTGTGGTTCTTTATTTTTCAACACTTGCTGCAGACCAGCTGGCAAGCCAGTCCTCTGTTGTGGCAAATTTTTTATTATTAAGCTTTGTTGTTGCGGTGCTATTAGCAGGTTACCGAAAAAAACTTAACACCTATGAGTTATTTATTGACGGTGCGAAAAAAGGGTTTGAGGTCGCTGTTTATCTGATCCCTTATTTACTGGCTATGCTAATCGCTATCGGGATGCTGCGCGCCAGCGGCGTACTTGACTACATATCTGATATGCTGGCAACTGGCGTAGCGTTAATGGGCGGCGATACACGTTTTGTAGAAGCTATTCCTACCGCATTAATGAAGCCCCTGTCAGGGAGCGGAGCACGCGCATTAATGATAGAAACGATGCAGTATCAGGGGGCAGACTCATTCGCAGGCCGTCTTGCTTCTGTACTGCAGGGTTCTACAGAAACAACCTTTTATGTGCTCGCTGTGTATCTGGGGGCTGTTGGGATTAAACACGCCCGCCATGCGGTAGCTTGCTGTCTGGCTGCTGATGCAGCAGGTATACTTACTGCGATAACAGTAAGTTACTGGTTTTTTGGTTAA
- a CDS encoding DUF3307 domain-containing protein yields MTVLLLLLTAHFIGDFYLQPRAWIENRHARGLKASALYKHSLIHFVLATVALYIAGIGMVSAIMWGLLIALTHWLIDWAKSGHHSLSAFIFDQVAHIVVIVTVSAFITGVTVAQVSEMAAMLIQPDTLLYILGYIVVLNPASILIAQVLARHTKVLASAENQSLGDAGRWIGYVERVLALSFILVGQYTGLGFLVATKTVFRVGDLSKAKDMRLTEYMMLGTLFSFALALIVGWCIIAIVPA; encoded by the coding sequence ATGACAGTTTTATTGTTATTGCTTACTGCACATTTTATTGGTGATTTTTATCTACAGCCGCGCGCCTGGATTGAAAATCGCCATGCGAGGGGCTTAAAAGCCAGCGCATTATACAAACACAGCCTGATCCACTTCGTGCTAGCCACGGTGGCGCTTTATATCGCGGGTATCGGAATGGTATCTGCCATAATGTGGGGATTACTTATAGCACTGACACACTGGCTCATCGACTGGGCTAAATCAGGGCACCATAGCCTCAGCGCGTTTATTTTTGATCAGGTGGCGCATATTGTTGTAATAGTGACTGTATCGGCGTTTATAACGGGCGTCACCGTAGCGCAGGTTAGTGAGATGGCAGCGATGCTGATACAGCCCGACACATTGTTGTATATACTAGGCTATATCGTTGTACTTAATCCGGCCAGCATTCTTATTGCGCAGGTGTTGGCAAGGCACACCAAAGTACTGGCTAGTGCAGAGAATCAGAGTCTGGGTGATGCAGGCCGCTGGATTGGATACGTTGAGCGCGTACTGGCACTGTCATTTATTCTGGTTGGTCAGTACACCGGCCTGGGTTTTCTGGTCGCCACCAAAACGGTTTTCCGGGTAGGCGATTTGTCTAAGGCCAAAGATATGCGTCTTACCGAGTATATGATGCTTGGAACACTGTTTAGTTTTGCGCTGGCGCTTATTGTTGGCTGGTGCATCATCGCTATCGTACCCGCGTAA